The following proteins come from a genomic window of Salvia hispanica cultivar TCC Black 2014 chromosome 4, UniMelb_Shisp_WGS_1.0, whole genome shotgun sequence:
- the LOC125223016 gene encoding aspartyl protease family protein At5g10770-like: protein MATLNDPFSVKMIIFIHFFTMISCFVERSSGFEGRNDETHFRSVEISSFLPADVCTHSTIKGFNKRKSTMEILHRHGPCSQNNASTAPSLSEILSQDQARVESIQARIDPNSNSKKNKLENLNSKINNFDDKKTNLPVQSGRSLGSGNYIVTVGLGTPKRTLSLMFDTGSDLTWTQCQPCARSCYKQQEPIFNPLTSSSYKNVSCNSAECSQLSSATGNSPGCSTKTCVYGIQYGDQSFSVGFFSRDKLTISAADVFPSILFGCGQNNQGLFGNTAGLLGLGRNALSIVSQTAPKYGKYFSYCLPSTSSKTGHLTLGKSRALTRVNFTPLDRSQGTSFYFIDIVSISVGGRQLPIRHSVFQTAGGIIDSGTVITRLPPAAYSAMSAAFRKLMSKYPIARAYSILDTCYDLSGYTSVSIPTISFTFGGNVKLDLDPTGILVAVAKSRLCLAFAGNSDASSVAIYGNTQQKTFEVVYDVGAGKVGFAAAGCK from the exons ATGGCCACTCTGAATGATCCCTTTTCTGTGAAGATGATAatatttatccattttttcacAATGATTTCATGTTTTGTGGAGAGAAGCAGTGGTTTTGAAGGCAGAAATGATGAGACCCATTTTCGTAGTGTTGAAATCAGCTCTTTTCTTCCAGCAGATGTCTGCACTCACTCTACCATCAAAG GTTTTAACAAGAGAAAATCAACCATGGAAATTCTCCACAGGCATGGTCCATGCTCTCAAAATAATGCTTCCACTGCCCCATCTCTAAGTGAGATCCTCTCGCAAGACCAAGCTAGGGTCGAGTCGATTCAAGCTCGAATCGACCCTAACTCAAACTCGAAGAAAAACAAACTTGAGAACCTCAACTCAAAGATAAACAATTTCGACGACAAGAAAACCAACCTCCCGGTCCAGTCCGGGCGATCCCTAGGCTCAGGGAACTACATCGTTACCGTCGGCCTAGGGACCCCCAAGAGAACTCTCTCACTCATGTTCGACACGGGTAGCGACCTAACATGGACACAGTGTCAGCCATGCGCCCGATCCTGCTACAAACAACAAGAACCGATCTTCAACCCTTTGACCTCAAGCTCCTACAAGAACGTGTCGTGCAACTCGGCCGAGTGCTCCCAACTCTCCTCGGCCACCGGAAACAGCCCTGGCTGCAGCACTAAGACGTGCGTCTACGGCATCCAGTACGGTGACCAGTCCTTCTCGGTAGGGTTCTTCAGCCGGGACAAGCTCACCATATCGGCTGCCGATGTTTTCCCGAGCATTCTCTTCGGGTGCGGCCAGAACAACCAAGGCCTGTTTGGCAACACTGCAGGGTTACTAGGTCTAGGCAGAAATGCCCTATCCATTGTGTCCCAAACTGCACCAAAATATGGGAAATACTTCTCCTATTGCCTCCCATCAACTTCTAGCAAAACAGGGCACTTGACTCTCGGCAAAAGCAGAGCCCTCACTCGAGTAAACTTCACACCCCTCGACCGTTCGCAAGGCACGTCGTTCTACTTCATCGACATCGTCTCCATAAGCGTGGGAGGCCGACAACTGCCCATCCGGCACTCTGTCTTCCAGACTGCCGGGGGGATTATAGACTCGGGAACCGTCATCACACGCCTCCCCCCTGCAGCCTACAGCGCGATGAGCGCTGCCTTCCGGAAGCTGATGTCCAAGTACCCGATCGCTCGGGCCTACTCCATTCTCGACACGTGTTACGACTTGAGTGGGTACACGAGTGTCTCCATTCCAACCATATCTTTCACCTTCGGTGGCAATGTCAAGCTCGACCTGGACCCCACCGGGATCCTCGTGGCTGTCGCTAAATCGCGACTCTGCCTGGCGTTCGCTGGGAACAGCGACGCCAGCAGCGTCGCGATCTACGGCAACACGCAGCAGAAGACGTTTGAGGTGGTGTACGATGTTGGTGCAGGGAAAGTTGGATTTGCAGCTGCTGGGTGTAAATAA
- the LOC125223017 gene encoding protein ENHANCED DISEASE RESISTANCE 2-like gives MCSSKQMKMHHHRSSTAMEDWREDAISRGSLKPVDLNTGSNGWAAPPGDLFSVRGPNYSTKKGKTPAGEWLLDPAGVDWIRSNGKLENLLARRDNRVMNALRESKKSTQETFIIAVNLQIPGREHHSVVFYFSSKEGEPIGSNPLLHKFINGSDEYRNSRFKIVNKIVKGPRILKTAVGRYSACLLGKAVKCCYHRGADYLEIDVDIGSSTVASAILRLALGCVKAVTVDLGFLVEGQTEEELPEKLFGAVRICQMEMSSAKFVDVAAPSSVTSNKVFPVNSDKH, from the coding sequence atgTGCTCGTCGAAACAAATGAAGATGCACCACCACCGCTCTTCCACGGCCATGGAAGATTGGAGAGAGGACGCAATCAGCCGCGGATCCTTAAAACCCGTCGATCTCAACACCGGATCTAACGGCTGGGCGGCTCCACCCGGCGATCTCTTCTCCGTCCGAGGACCTAATTACTCTACCAAAAAGGGCAAAACTCCCGCCGGCGAGTGGCTCCTCGATCCCGCCGGCGTCGATTGGATCCGATCCAACGGCAAGCTCGAAAACCTCCTCGCGCGCCGCGACAACCGCGTGATGAACGCGCTGCGCGAATCGAAGAAATCGACGCAGGAGACGTTCATAATCGCGGTGAATCTCCAGATCCCCGGCCGCGAGCATCACTCCGTGGTGTTCTACTTCTCCAGCAAGGAAGGGGAGCCGATCGGATCGAATCCTCTGCTCCACAAATTCATCAACGGATCGGATGAATATCGCAACAGCCGATTCAAAATCGTGAATAAAATCGTGAAAGGGCCGAGGATTCTGAAGACGGCGGTGGGGAGATACTCGGCGTGTCTGCTCGGCAAGGCTGTGAAATGCTGCTACCACCGGGGAGCGGATTATCTGGAAATCGATGTCGACATCGGCAGCTCCACCGTCGCCTCCGCGATTTTACGGCTAGCGTTAGGGTGCGTGAAGGCGGTTACGGTGGATTTGGGGTTCTTAGTGGAGGGGCAGACGGAGGAGGAGCTGCCGGAGAAGCTATTTGGCGCGGTGAGGATCTGCCAGATGGAGATGAGCTCGGCGAAATTTGTAGATGTCGCCGCGCCGTCGTCGGTAACCAGTAATAAGGTCTTCCCCGTCAATAGTGATAAACATTAG
- the LOC125223014 gene encoding uncharacterized protein LOC125223014 isoform X2, whose product MATRRRDAFPGKEKATASPQTGTAKLRGAVNQISPKPKVSTAPLKQTRPTALRTPTTGVSKPQTRKPASPATATKPAQTRTRPLDNKTAIPSLKARVSAAVAAATPVTASGVARRASTLPVKAVAPPKPPPAKKWKPVEKEEGKRRLSTSSVGSGRRSSIGLRKESVRSAPAKKERQITSFNLDKNEDLSICNVPEPEMKLQDIEYSYLNEAEEKPVQSLSNFEKGIDDIVRGDQDPLKLAKIENAISNAEPTVVIAGSSTISGQHETPVSNDVIEETANKLREMRRNKVRALAGAFETVISLQEK is encoded by the exons ATGGCAACAAGAAGAAGAGATGCTTTTCCTGGCAAGGAGAAGGCAACAGCTTCTCCACAAACAGGAACAGCAAAGCTTAGAGGAGCTGTAAATCAAATTTCCCCCAAACCAAAAGTTTCAACTGCACCACTAAAACAGACTAGGCCAACAGCTTTGAGAACCCCTACTACCGGTGTTTCTAAGCCTCAGACGAGGAAACCAGCCTCCCCAGCCACTGCAACCAAGCCTGCACAAACCAGAACAAGACCCCTGGACAACAAGACAGCTATTCCCTCACTGAAAGCGCGCGTCTCAGCTGCTGTCGCTGCTGCTACACCTGTTACTGCTTCTGGTGTTGCCCGCCGTGCCTCCACACTCCCAGTCAAGGCTGTTGCTCCCCCTAAACCGCCTCCTGCTAAGAAATGGAAACCGGTGGAGAAGGAAGAAGGAAAACGCCGCCTCTCCACCTCGTCTGTTGGCAGTGGGAGGAGGAGCAGCATCGGTTTGAGGAAGGAGAGTGTACGTAGTGCTCCAGCAAAAAAGGAACGGCAGATCACCAGCTTTAATCTTGACAAAAATGAAGATCTAAGCATATGCAACGTTCCTGAACCTGAAATGAAGCTTCAGGACATAGAATATTCTTATCTCAATGAAGCCGAGGAGAAGCCGGTGCAGAGTTTGAGCAACTTTGAAAAGGGCATAGATGATATAGTACGAGGTGATCAAGATCCGTTGAAATTGGCCAAGATTGAAAATGCTATCAGTAATGCAGAGCCAACAGTTGTGATTGCCGGATCTTCTACAATCTCAGGACAGCACGAAA CACCAGTTTCCAACGATGTAATCGAGGAGACTGCAAACAAGCTTCGCGAGATGAGGAGAAACAAAGTGAGGGCTCTTGCTGGAGCTTTTGAAACCGTCATCTCGTTGCAAGAGAAATGA
- the LOC125223014 gene encoding myb-like protein V isoform X1: MATRRRDAFPGKEKATASPQTGTAKLRGAVNQISPKPKVSTAPLKQTRPTALRTPTTGVSKPQTRKPASPATATKPAQTRTRPLDNKTAIPSLKARVSAAVAAATPVTASGVARRASTLPVKAVAPPKPPPAKKWKPVEKEEGKRRLSTSSVGSGRRSSIGLRKESVRSAPAKKERQITSFNLDKNEDLSICNVPEPEMKLQDIEYSYLNEAEEKPVQSLSNFEKGIDDIVRGDQDPLKLAKIENAISNAEPTVVIAGSSTISGQHETPADIKTKENVTNSSDKVEDIADNSQEEVTEKEVKVVEVAAEEQAAIVSKVVESKEIKPAVEKKQENSVPQRQQEKSHGKYDSPVSNDVIEETANKLREMRRNKVRALAGAFETVISLQEK, from the coding sequence ATGGCAACAAGAAGAAGAGATGCTTTTCCTGGCAAGGAGAAGGCAACAGCTTCTCCACAAACAGGAACAGCAAAGCTTAGAGGAGCTGTAAATCAAATTTCCCCCAAACCAAAAGTTTCAACTGCACCACTAAAACAGACTAGGCCAACAGCTTTGAGAACCCCTACTACCGGTGTTTCTAAGCCTCAGACGAGGAAACCAGCCTCCCCAGCCACTGCAACCAAGCCTGCACAAACCAGAACAAGACCCCTGGACAACAAGACAGCTATTCCCTCACTGAAAGCGCGCGTCTCAGCTGCTGTCGCTGCTGCTACACCTGTTACTGCTTCTGGTGTTGCCCGCCGTGCCTCCACACTCCCAGTCAAGGCTGTTGCTCCCCCTAAACCGCCTCCTGCTAAGAAATGGAAACCGGTGGAGAAGGAAGAAGGAAAACGCCGCCTCTCCACCTCGTCTGTTGGCAGTGGGAGGAGGAGCAGCATCGGTTTGAGGAAGGAGAGTGTACGTAGTGCTCCAGCAAAAAAGGAACGGCAGATCACCAGCTTTAATCTTGACAAAAATGAAGATCTAAGCATATGCAACGTTCCTGAACCTGAAATGAAGCTTCAGGACATAGAATATTCTTATCTCAATGAAGCCGAGGAGAAGCCGGTGCAGAGTTTGAGCAACTTTGAAAAGGGCATAGATGATATAGTACGAGGTGATCAAGATCCGTTGAAATTGGCCAAGATTGAAAATGCTATCAGTAATGCAGAGCCAACAGTTGTGATTGCCGGATCTTCTACAATCTCAGGACAGCACGAAACACCTGCCGATATCAAGACAAAAGAGAATGTAACAAATAGCTCTGATAAAGTTGAAGACATTGCAGATAATTCCCAAGAGGAGGTCACAGAAAAAGAAGTCAAAGTGGTCGAAGTAGCAGCAGAGGAACAAGCAGCAATTGTAAGTAAAGTTGTCGAGTCTAAGGAAATCAAACCAGCAGTCGAAAAGAAGCAAGAAAATTCAGTTCCTCAGAGACAGCAAGAAAAATCACATGGGAAGTATGACTCACCAGTTTCCAACGATGTAATCGAGGAGACTGCAAACAAGCTTCGCGAGATGAGGAGAAACAAAGTGAGGGCTCTTGCTGGAGCTTTTGAAACCGTCATCTCGTTGCAAGAGAAATGA